One region of Yersinia bercovieri ATCC 43970 genomic DNA includes:
- a CDS encoding GMP reductase: MRIEEGLKLGFKDVLIRPKRSTLKSRSEVELERQFTFKHSGWNWSGVPIIAANMDTVGTFRMAEVLASFDVLTAVHKHYTVEQWGEFVKRVPESVLRHVMVSTGTSSADFDKMKQILALSPALKFICIDVANGYSEHFVAFLQRAREACPDKVICAGNVVTGEMVEELILSGADIVKVGIGPGSVCTTRVKTGVGYPQLSAVIECADAAHGLGGQIVSDGGCSVPGDVAKAFGGGADFVMLGGMLAGHDECEGRVVEENGEKFMLFYGMSSESAMKRHVGGVAEYRAAEGKTVKLPLRGSVDNTVRDIMGGLRSACTYVGASHLKELTKRTTFIRVAEQENRVFGSN; the protein is encoded by the coding sequence ATGCGTATTGAAGAAGGTTTAAAGTTAGGTTTCAAAGATGTATTAATCCGCCCTAAACGTTCAACACTGAAAAGTCGCTCTGAAGTGGAGCTGGAGCGCCAGTTTACCTTCAAACACTCAGGTTGGAATTGGTCCGGTGTACCTATCATCGCCGCTAACATGGATACCGTTGGCACCTTCCGCATGGCTGAAGTCTTGGCCTCATTCGATGTTCTTACCGCAGTTCATAAGCACTACACTGTTGAGCAGTGGGGCGAGTTTGTGAAACGTGTCCCTGAATCAGTACTGCGCCATGTTATGGTCTCCACCGGCACCTCTTCTGCTGATTTCGACAAAATGAAACAAATTTTGGCGTTATCACCCGCCTTAAAATTCATCTGTATCGATGTGGCTAACGGCTACTCAGAACATTTTGTCGCTTTCTTGCAAAGAGCCCGTGAAGCTTGCCCGGATAAAGTGATCTGTGCGGGTAATGTGGTCACCGGCGAGATGGTAGAGGAGCTGATCCTCTCTGGTGCTGATATTGTTAAAGTTGGTATTGGGCCAGGTTCAGTTTGTACTACACGAGTGAAAACTGGGGTTGGCTATCCACAGCTATCCGCTGTTATCGAGTGTGCTGATGCGGCGCATGGTCTGGGTGGACAGATTGTCAGTGATGGCGGTTGTTCCGTACCGGGTGATGTAGCTAAAGCGTTCGGCGGCGGTGCTGACTTTGTGATGTTGGGTGGCATGCTAGCTGGACATGATGAGTGTGAAGGTCGTGTCGTTGAAGAGAATGGCGAGAAGTTCATGCTGTTCTATGGTATGAGCTCTGAATCTGCTATGAAACGCCATGTAGGTGGTGTTGCTGAGTATCGTGCAGCAGAAGGCAAAACTGTTAAATTGCCATTGCGTGGCTCGGTTGATAACACAGTACGTGACATCATGGGCGGCCTGCGTTCAGCCTGTACTTACGTCGGTGCTTCACACTTAAAAGAGCTAACTAAACGCACTACGTTTATTCGTGTAGCAGAGCAAGAAAACCGCGTATTTGGCAGTAATTAA
- the hofC gene encoding protein transport protein HofC has protein sequence MNQQRLFYWRAIGTSGQLQTGALLATERNIVYEYMFRHGLQPLGIKSGKRLSVSYWRGERLVTVTRQLATLLQAGLPLVHSLQLLAKEMDALPWRCLLQEISQQVSQGQSLSEAMTHYPRIFPRLYPPVIAMGELTGNLEQCCIQLVEHQERQQKLQKKVIKALKYPVFVCIIALVVSVLMLVMVLPEFAQIYQSFDTPLPTLTASLLWMSTRLTDYGLGIAVILISLSTGYFYARQHKARWQIWEQKILLRIPLVSALVRGSCLSQIFQTLAITQHAGLPLTAGLDAALLSASNETYRQALQHIQRQINQGSPLYTALDQYHLFPPLCQQLVRVGEESGALDVLLDKLADWHQQQTQDLADNLTQMLEPLLMLIIGGIVGVLVIAMYLPIFQLGDVIG, from the coding sequence GTGAACCAGCAGCGCTTATTTTATTGGAGAGCAATTGGAACTTCTGGCCAATTACAAACAGGCGCGCTACTGGCGACAGAGAGAAACATTGTCTACGAATATATGTTTCGTCATGGATTGCAACCTCTGGGGATTAAAAGCGGTAAGCGGCTATCTGTAAGCTATTGGCGAGGAGAGCGTTTAGTTACTGTTACTCGCCAGTTAGCTACGCTACTACAAGCGGGTTTGCCTCTAGTCCATAGCTTGCAGTTATTAGCAAAAGAGATGGATGCTCTTCCATGGCGATGCTTATTACAGGAAATCAGCCAACAGGTTTCACAGGGCCAATCATTATCCGAAGCAATGACACATTACCCACGTATTTTTCCGCGATTATATCCCCCAGTAATTGCTATGGGGGAGTTAACCGGGAATCTTGAGCAGTGCTGTATTCAGTTGGTCGAGCATCAGGAACGGCAACAAAAATTACAAAAAAAAGTGATCAAAGCACTAAAGTATCCCGTGTTTGTCTGCATTATCGCGTTAGTTGTCAGTGTGTTAATGTTGGTAATGGTGCTACCTGAATTTGCACAGATCTATCAATCATTTGATACGCCACTGCCCACGCTTACTGCCTCGCTTCTTTGGATGTCAACACGCCTTACAGATTATGGGCTAGGTATCGCCGTCATACTGATATCACTCAGCACCGGATATTTTTATGCACGACAACATAAGGCCCGCTGGCAAATATGGGAGCAAAAAATTTTATTACGTATTCCATTAGTCTCGGCATTAGTTCGTGGCAGTTGCCTTAGCCAAATTTTTCAAACATTGGCTATCACTCAACATGCAGGATTACCACTAACAGCAGGATTAGATGCAGCACTTCTTTCCGCCAGTAACGAGACCTATCGGCAAGCACTACAACATATTCAAAGGCAGATAAATCAAGGTTCCCCTCTATATACCGCTCTTGATCAATACCATTTATTTCCCCCACTGTGCCAACAACTGGTGCGAGTAGGCGAGGAGTCAGGCGCTCTGGATGTACTGCTAGATAAGCTGGCAGATTGGCATCAGCAACAAACACAAGATTTGGCTGATAATCTCACTCAAATGTTGGAGCCACTTTTGATGTTGATTATTGGCGGTATTGTTGGCGTTTTGGTGATAGCAATGTATTTACCGATCTTCCAGTTAGGGGATGTCATTGGGTAG
- the gspE gene encoding type II secretion system protein GspE codes for MTKYMTSSREVISDELHALCRRHRAIALRLDGKNLFIASSGPVNDELLTALRFTCGRKIRVEYWPEAKIEQSLNLAPSSKEQRSKGIDSTTHNQSTSQQIGERQGASSSNLSLQDQNETLLDKESDIPVTQFITQTLRLAIQKRASDIHFEPYQHRYRIRLRIDGVLHESPPPTPELASRISSYLKVMAKLNIAEKRLPQDGQLSLQLNGTRYSMRIATLPVQYGEKVVLRILNMQQQSTLENLGLPKVGVQQLTRALSAPQGLILVTGPTGSGKTVTLYCSLGHLNQPQRNICSVEDPTEIQLDGINQTQTNSKIGLDFSQVLRAMLRQDPDVVMLGEIRDNETAEIAVKAALTGHLVLSTLHTNSTAETLIRLTQMGIERHLIASSLSLVIAQRLVRKLCIHCRQVSPHLFQPPAETHTAPLQHYQARGCEHCCAGYYGRTGVYEMLNITPQIQQALLNNVSPRELTQIAREQGQKTLLSAGLVLVERGVTTLEEINRVVGLLVEVDAEVTS; via the coding sequence ATGACTAAATATATGACATCCTCACGAGAGGTAATCAGTGACGAATTGCACGCACTCTGTCGCCGTCATAGAGCAATCGCTCTAAGACTCGATGGAAAGAACCTCTTCATCGCTTCATCTGGCCCAGTAAATGATGAGTTATTAACTGCACTGCGTTTTACTTGTGGCCGAAAAATCAGAGTGGAGTATTGGCCGGAAGCTAAGATTGAGCAATCGTTGAATCTGGCTCCATCCAGCAAAGAACAACGAAGCAAGGGAATCGACTCCACGACTCACAATCAAAGTACATCCCAACAAATAGGCGAGCGGCAGGGAGCCAGCTCATCAAACCTGTCATTACAGGACCAGAATGAAACCTTGCTTGATAAAGAAAGTGATATACCCGTGACCCAATTTATCACGCAAACACTCAGGCTAGCGATTCAAAAACGCGCATCAGACATCCATTTTGAACCTTATCAACATCGCTATCGTATCCGTTTAAGAATTGACGGTGTATTACATGAATCCCCACCACCCACACCTGAGTTAGCCAGTCGAATCAGCAGCTATCTGAAGGTGATGGCGAAATTGAATATCGCAGAAAAACGGCTGCCGCAAGATGGTCAGTTAAGTCTGCAACTAAATGGCACTCGCTACTCAATGAGGATAGCGACCCTTCCTGTACAGTATGGTGAAAAAGTGGTGCTGCGTATCCTTAATATGCAGCAGCAGTCGACATTGGAAAATCTCGGGTTACCAAAAGTCGGCGTCCAACAATTAACGCGAGCTTTATCAGCTCCACAAGGTCTGATACTGGTAACCGGACCTACTGGCAGTGGCAAGACCGTGACACTGTATTGCAGCCTAGGGCACCTTAATCAGCCGCAAAGAAACATCTGTAGCGTTGAAGATCCCACCGAGATCCAGCTTGATGGTATAAATCAAACCCAGACCAATAGTAAGATTGGGCTGGATTTCTCTCAGGTATTACGTGCGATGCTACGTCAGGATCCGGATGTGGTTATGCTCGGTGAGATTCGTGACAATGAAACCGCAGAAATAGCCGTTAAAGCAGCGCTGACAGGGCATCTGGTGCTCTCAACACTGCATACCAATTCAACGGCGGAGACACTGATACGCCTGACTCAAATGGGAATAGAGCGTCACCTCATTGCCTCGAGCCTGAGCTTAGTCATCGCCCAGCGCCTCGTCCGTAAGCTCTGCATACACTGCCGACAAGTATCTCCTCACCTTTTTCAGCCCCCAGCAGAGACACATACCGCCCCATTACAACACTATCAAGCTCGGGGCTGCGAGCACTGCTGTGCGGGCTATTATGGCCGAACCGGAGTTTACGAGATGTTAAATATCACTCCGCAAATACAACAAGCCTTACTCAATAATGTCAGCCCTCGTGAACTTACACAAATTGCGCGGGAGCAGGGCCAAAAAACATTACTCTCCGCAGGTCTGGTGTTGGTCGAACGTGGAGTCACGACTCTCGAGGAAATTAACCGTGTTGTGGGGCTCTTAGTTGAAGTTGATGCTGAGGTAACATCGTGA
- the ppdD gene encoding prepilin peptidase-dependent pilin, which produces MVVIAIIAVLSGIGIPSYQRYLQKAALTDMLQSIVPYKMAVELCALEHTKLDGCNAGNNGIPTGQSSRYVNATAIDKGVITLTGQQTLADLTLVMSPTISSSGNIVWSRTCTTTNVSLADSCKNTFQFKDGAKIK; this is translated from the coding sequence ATGGTAGTGATCGCGATAATCGCAGTTCTCAGCGGTATTGGTATCCCTTCCTATCAACGTTACCTCCAAAAAGCAGCGCTCACCGATATGTTACAGAGTATCGTCCCCTACAAGATGGCAGTAGAACTTTGCGCACTAGAACATACCAAGCTTGATGGCTGCAATGCGGGTAATAACGGAATACCCACAGGGCAGTCCTCGCGTTATGTCAATGCAACAGCCATTGATAAAGGTGTGATTACACTTACAGGTCAACAGACACTCGCCGATCTGACTCTAGTCATGTCACCAACAATAAGTAGCAGTGGAAATATAGTCTGGTCGAGAACCTGTACCACAACAAATGTCAGCCTTGCTGATAGTTGTAAAAACACATTCCAGTTCAAGGATGGGGCTAAAATCAAATGA